gagatcgcgccactgcactccagcctgggtgaaagagcgagactccgtctcaaaaaaaaaaaaaaaaaaaaaaaaaaaagaatagaacaaGCCACGTGGTGGTGCAAAGAATGAAAACTACAGGGTCAGACTTGAGTTTAGGTCTGGGTCCTGACACCTAATGCCtctgtaaccttgggcaaattacttagccTGTCTGAACCTCTGTACTCCCCCCTCTAAAATAAGGTTATGGTACCTGTGGCCTGGGATTGTTGTCAGAATTAAATACATGCTGAGTGTCTGCTAAAGTGtctaaaatgtaaacattcagatatgttcattttatcttttttttttggtgcattctggctttattgtttttttttaattatactttaagttctagggtacatgtgcacaatgtacaggtttgttacatatgtatacatgtgccatgttggtgtgctgcacccattaacttgtcatttacattaggtatttctcctaatgctgtccctccccgctccccttaccccacaacaggccctggtgtgtgatgttccccaccctgtgtccgagtgttcttattgttcaattcccaccaatgagtgagaacacgcggtgtttggttttctgtccttgtgatagtttgctgagaatgatggtttccaccttcatccatgtccctacaaaggacatgaactcatcctttttcatttcatcttttttaaaaaaaactacttccccttttgaaatgaaatatggaatgataaaaaaatttaaataaattccacTTCACCATCCAGAAGTTTATAATTTAGCTGTGGAACTACGACTAAACAGATACAGAATAAGAAGAGAGTGTAACTGCACTGAATTAGGTATCACAGGGGCTAAGTGCTCTGGGAATTCAGAGGAAAGACACAGCGAGCCTGGGAAAGTTAGGGTAGGTtttgtgggggaggtggggattgGACAAGTGGGAGAGGAAGGTGAGAACATTCTAGGTCATGATAACCACATGAATGAAAGCATAGAGGTAGGAAAAAGCCACAGCACCTTTGTAGGAGTGTGAGGAATCCGACCTGGTTAGGCTGGAATGTTCAGGAATGGGGAAGACCAGAAGTCAACAGGCTAAATGGATGACACCAAGACATAGTGAGGTTTCTGAGTCAGGAATGAAGGGAGAAGTGATGCTTAATGAAAGCCAGTCTGGATCGTTTGCACAAGAAGGACTGGGGCAGAGAGTTGGGGgttggaaggagaggggaggagaaagagccTAGTGTGGATGTTCAGAAAAAAAGGTATAGTTATTTGGCAAGAAGCTGCAGATCTCAGAGAAACATAAGATCCCAAATCTAAGAGCAAGACATTAGCCAGGGAAAGAACACCCCTGAAGGTGACAGCTAGCAATTCCTGCATCCCAGAGGGAGTTAATGTCACCAAGAGAACTTGTACCAGGAGTGGGAGGAGACTGACAACCCCCAGGGTCTCTCTTCAGGAGAGAGGTCAGTTATACTGAAGATGCCTTCCAGGCCCCCCTTGGTCCCTTCTGACATGACTGCAGATGATCGGGCCAGGGGTGGGAGTCTGAACAGCAGATTATTGGCCAAACAAGTCTATGAGGTCAGCTGTCAAGGAAGATCTTATCAAAGAGGGACAATAGTAATTAACTGAAACTATCAGGTCCTCTCGGAGATTCAGAAGGGATCCATGATGAATGTGTCATTAGTTGGCAAGAAGAGCAGACACAGAGAGAATCAGAGATGCATGTGCAGCCTTGATGTATTGGAACAGGTGTCTACGACCCATGCTGCTGAGAGGCCGCAGGAAGATCCAGTCTTCACGCTTCTTTGGACTTTGAGCCCACTTCTTACCAGTAGGTCCTGGGCATACAACATACCACTGCATAATGGTCATGAGCACAGACTCGGGAGCCAAACCACAAGACTTCAAATgctggctctgctacttactatcAGCTGATTTGAGACCAGCTGCTTGGCCTCCACATGTCTCAGTTCTCTTATGTACAAGATGGGCATATTAATAACAGCACCTACCTCccggggttgttgtgaggattaaatgagttaatatatacaaatatttattatggtgTTTGGCCAAAATAAGTTCTATGTGTGTGATTGTTATCAACATTTTTGGAATCTCTAGTTCTTCCTACAGGAACGAGTGGTGACCCCACCAACTCACTCACCCCGACATAGCTTCTCACGGGGCCTGGCTCATGGTGGAAAATCCCATTTTCcttatttctgcttttataatAAACTTACCTATCATTTGAACTAACTTGAGTGGGTCTCACTTCTTTGCAATAGAAAGGGTTACTACCATGTAAGCTGTGAAAAATGAGGTGTAAACTGTGGATGTTACAAATGTGCAACAGTCCTTCAGAGTCAGAAAGGGCAGCTGGGACTCTGGGGCCTCTAGACTTGAGCACTTCCTGGGGAGGGAACCCAGAGTCCCACTTCCGGCCAGCACAGCAAAGAGGTTCATTAAGCTGCCTTATCTTGAAGTTACCAGGTTTTAGGATCTATCCACTTCCCCTGTGCTGACTCCATACTCCGAAAGCAAGTAAACTTCAAGTAAAATTACCCTAGGGGAGAAGCAGGTACTGACAGACCAACATGAGTGTTTTCACTTATGAGCAGTTTTATTTCTCAGTGTAAGACATATAAATTGTTTTCACAGACatataactattaaaataaaaattaaaataatttaaaaagaagaaatataaattgtatttctgAATCCCAGTCACCTGTGGGGGTGTAGCCCGCATTAAAATAATCGCCAGGACCCATGCAGGCATCTATCTCTGAATGAGGCAGTGCAGCATAGCAGTTAAGAGCTCTTGGGTCAGACACGGATGAACTggttgcatgatcttggctagtTACCAAGATAAAGTGACACAAGGTGTGTAAAGCTCCCGAGCATCAAGCCAGGATCTTCATACACATACATGTTAGAGGATAATAGTCCTTTCAAAAGACAGCTAaagccaataaaaataaacagaaaaataggaTATACTTTTTAGTGGAATCACAGGTTTGGGTGCTTTGGATatgttttatcattatataggcacctgtgtgtgtctgtatttttttgaatataaaacattttaatgagatACTGCGCACTCCCAGGGAAAGCAATTCAATCTCTAATCCCTGGCTTCTGATCTCCACCTCTTTTCTACCTGCTGAGCTAAGGATGAATAACAGAACTTCTTAACTGAATTCTAAGCTTCAGCCTAAGCACGCTGTGCCCTCTGCCTTTGAGTTTGCACCCTGGAtgtctcccctcctcccaggagACCCAGTAGGGAGATGACAGAGCATTGTAGTTTACATCTGAGCAGAGTAAACAGAGATGATGTTAAGGAGACTGTCAGTGAAGGGCAtgattatgcaaaataaaatacaatattgacaagaactagaaaataaaacatggtcACTCTTCCATCCCATTTCTGGGATGTCACTACAGTAGTCTCAACTATGATAGTCTCAATTGTTTAGGCTAAAGGTCATAGGTCATCCAACTTATGCCCTGGCCCCCATCTGGAATTCTTTTACCTAGCAGTTTCTGAGCCCACAGCTGAGCTATTTGTGACCCATTTGCTTCCACTATCTCATTTCTTGACATCAGATAGTAATCAACTGATCAGGAAGACAATTTCCCCAGGATTGAGTGTGGTCCCTGGGTTATGATTTATGGCTATACCTTATGTCTTCCTGCCCCCAGGCCCTGCACCTTCATCTCAGCCAGAAGTGGCACCACCAGGAGGAAGGAGGCAGTGAGTGGTGTCGGCTGGGGATGGGCACACATCTGCCCATGAGGACGATGGAGATAACCCAGTGGTCCATGGGTCACAGGTCATCCAGCCAGTTCTCTGCTGTTTCCTCTTCTTAAGATGCTTCTTCCCCTCTTTTTCTTATGACCATAGGCATCCTTTAGACCATCCTTTTCAGAAAGCCATCCCCCACTCACCCTCTCCTTCCAGGCTGGGCCATGCACCTTCCCCTGAACTCCCATAATGCTGGGGTTGGACCTCCCATAGCACCCACCACACTGTGCTGTAATTTCCTCTTTATGTTTCTCTGTCTTCCCAAGAGCTCTTTCAGATATAGAATAggtctttttttctctatattttcaaaTCACCAGTGGCCACCACATTGCTTGGTTCATAGTTAACACAAAATAAATGGTTCTAGAGAATGTGATTACATGAACTCTAACATTATTGGAAgaaaacaagatgaaaagagGTGAGATGTCTTGTTTAAAGTCATACAACTggttgcaaggctggttcaagaACCCAGGGCTTCTGACTTCAAATCCAGTGCTCTTTCTATGCAGCTACTTCTGTGCCAAGCAAGGATGGTGGTGAGCAGAGCTGGCAGCAGCCTGAGTCCCCAGGTACCCTGGCCTTCCACTGGGCATTGGGGAAAGGACTTGATCAGTAGATTGAGTGTCCTCTCCTCTATCCCTTACCACCCGGCCCCATCCCATCTTCTAAAGCAGTCATTTCTATTCCAAGTCGTCCAGGTGATTCAGCCAGGGATCAAGTCCACATGGTACTTGGGTTGATTTGAGTCCTGTACTTAGAGGAGAGTAGGTAACTGCTCCTTCTCAGGAGCTCAGGGAGAAACTGGACCCTCGGCCCCAGAGCCCAAAGAAGGGAATGACCTTCCTAGTGAAGGAGGCAGTGAAGGTGTAGATGGGCTCTCGAGTGACAGCGTTGGTGAAGGTCACCCAGCCCACCTCATAGTCAAGAGACACCCGCACCTGCCGGGGCTGCTCCTTCAGGGTCAGCCGTGTGGGGAAGGAGCCCAGAGCCGAGACGAAGCCCCAGGCCAGCCTCACAGCCCAAACCCCCTCCTCTGGCCGCAGCCGAAGCTCCCCCTTCCGCTGCACATCCTCGCTTACCACGCCCACGGTGCAGCTGCCCCCATGGGCCAGGTCTATACTCACCACCCATGTGTATCTCCCCCCTGTGATGCCAGTGTGGGCCAGAACACAGGTGGCCCGGTCAAAACGCTGGGGGTTGTCTGGTGAGTTCTGCCATTTGTAGGAGAACTGAGCCCGCTGGCGGTCCTCGGACAAGAGGAGCTTGGGGTGGGAAGTCTGAGGGTCTAGAGAAATGTGAGCTGTGGGGATAACCAAAAGGGACAGACGTCAGCAGACATGCTATTACCTCCAAGGAAAGCATAGAAACTCCCCCTGGGCCCCTCCTGTTAGTGTTATTATTACCAAAAACATGTATAGTGCCTACGTGGACCAACAGTGTGGAATCACCTGGGAACCTGTTAGATATACACTCTCAGAATCTGCAGCTTAAAAAGACGCCCAGGTGATTCGCGCACAGGTAAAGCCTGAAAAGCCTGCCTCAGAGCATGAGAAAGCTCTCGTTTAGTTCAATGTGGTCCTTGGGAAAGCTCTTCTGCTCACCGCAAATTGGTTGGCTTCCAAAGCTGTGTGTGCCAGCTTGGATCTCCTGGGGCCGATACACCACAGtctcccctcctcccatctcTATCCCAGAGTGCAGCGACATTTCTCCCTTCAGTCCAAACTTCATGattcctccctgcttccctcccagAGCACTGGTGACTCATTTACAGTCTTCCCTCCTGGCAGGCTCTCTGGCTCACCCCTGGGTTATTCACTCTGCCTCAGTAATTCTGAAACTGTCAGAGTCTGAGGACCACTTTTTAACACCAAAAACTGCTGCAGAGCCTTGCATTTTGTTACTTTTAGTATTCATAAATTAAGAAACTTCCATAAATTTAGATCCATCCATGGGTTAGAGAACCACCCCCGCACACCGCCCGCCAACAACTCCGTGACTCCCAGGGTCTTAGGCTGGTTGATTGAGAAATGACAGCCTTGAAGGGGTCCATTCTGTTGATTTCTTTCCCAGGCCGCCCTCCTTCTGTCTTCTGTGTAAATGACATCTGAGAGGAAGCAGGGGTTCCTCACAGTTCTAAAGAGGTGATTATAAACCCAGATCAAAGTCCCCTTTATCCAGAAAGCATTCCCAGATGTACCTTATCCCATTCTGTGTTAATCTTTCTATCTACTCAACATGTGCAGATCAGGATGCGAGCTTCATACCACGAATGTAGTGTATGTATGTGCTTGTCCTTTCTTCATGTTTCTCCTGAGAGCCTTACAAAGaatgtgacacacacacatacacacacatacgtattatatacacacacatatgtgtgtgtatataatatatatgatgtgtatatgtatgcatggGTGTTTGTTATGACTATTGTAGTGCCCAGTATAGAATCCTGCAAAATTGTCTCTCCTTTCCAAGgacttctccttctctcccatcCTGACATAGGCTGCTTACCTGGCTCGTAGTCCAACTCAAAGCatagtttttctgtaaagaagATAAACCAGGATGAGATTTTATTAgtcttacaaaaccatcagacacttaatgatgagaaaactgaggccaagaagAGGGAAGGGACAAGAAGAAGAATGGAAGCTGGAATCCTCTAGACCAGTGGTTCCAAGCTTGCATCAAAATCCCCTGGAGCTCTTGCTACAACACATCTGTTTCAGATTCAGGTGCCCTGGGGTGGAGCTGAacatctgtatttctaacaagttcctgggcaatgctgctgctgctgctggtgggagCCCCACTGCCCTAGCCCTGAGCAAACAGGGACCATGTCTGCCTTGCTCACCTCTGTACCCGCAGAGCCCAggacatagtaaatgctcaagaaATATCTGCTTAATGAATAGAGAAAtgggttcatttatttattattccacTTGGAAATAGTTTTGGGGAGAGTCAAAGGTCAGCCTTTGATTAGAGTGAAATTTCCTTCACTGCCAGGCCGCTGGAAGTATTTGCAGGAAATGGACTTATGGGAAAAGTCCTTCTAGGGTGACATCACTGTGGGTGGGTCATTTAGAAATTGGTGTCATCATTCATTCTGTCATGGTTAGTGAGGAGGTGGTTGGCAGAGAGCCATATCCCATTCCTGACTCTCATTCCaaaccctcccctgccccctaccACCACTCCCTGTTCCGGAAAAGGAAGTGGAGCATAGTCCCCGCAGGACCGTCTAACTCTGAGCCAGACTAACAGAAAGAAagtgagaaggaaggagggatgagCCAGATACCACAGGGTCAAGATAAATACTGTTGTTGGCTATTAATTAACAATGTTCATCATCAAAAACTTATCACATATTACAAATGTTGCTGTGGGATTTTTAACTTATTAAGAATGATATATTGTTAATCATTATCTTTCATATTGCTTAATGACCACTGATCAGatttgttgaattattttaaaatcagtttaacTTTTTCACCAGAAATATTCgcctttattctctttcttcattgTCATAATATCCTAATaggcagattttacaaaaatctGCAAATAAGGAAATCAAGGCACAGGAAGGAATACGGCTTGCCAAAATCACACCTTTCAGCAGCGGAGCGTGGAGGACACTCCTAAACCTGGGCTTCATGGCCACCTGTGCTCTGTGGAGGCCTGGGGTTCTCTTACCCAGAAACATCTTCATCTCCCTCTGCAGCGGGAGGGCCTGCTGGGGAAAGTCCCGAATCCTCTGACCCAGCTCTGGCGACACAGCCACTGGTTTCCGGCACTTTCTGGTTTCACATCTAGGGGCACAGAAATGGCTGGGTCTGGGAATTATCATCCTTAATAATGTCTCCAGACTCAGCCAGTCATCTTCTAATAGGGCATGAAGGCGCTAGTTCCTGCAGGCAGACGTACTTCCTCTAGGATGAATCCCACTGCCCATTTTTGGGCATCTATGGATATACCTGAGAAGGCATTTGGGTATATAGAGGTTTATATGTAAATTTGTATCCTTAAGTGAGAACGTTATATACTTGTGTGGCAATAACTAGGCATGcggtacatgtatgtatatttatatggaaaaagaaaagagagaaactatATTGCTTACCTTATTAGAGTGCTTCTGATGTCCTAGGAGAAAGAGATACCAGGGATTCAGTTTCCAGCttctcctttccatttttcttttctttctttttttacttttattttatttattttttgtttgtttgtttgtttgagaaagggtctcactctggtgcccaggctggaatacagtggcgtgatcacggctcactgcagcctcaacctcctgggctcaagggatcctcccacctcagcatcctgagtagctgggactacaggtgtttgtcaccatgcctggctaattttcttttctttctttctttctttttttttttttttttttttttgtagagatggggttttgttatgttgcccaggctcctccCACTTTTCTTATGactggaaaagacaaaatatatttctagtCCTGGACAGGAAAAGGATACCAGATGCATAGAGTCACAGAGAATTAGGACTCACCCACCTCTGTGGATCAGAGCCCAAagcctttattttttagataaaggTGGTGAAGTGACTTTCCCCTGCTCATTAGAGGCAAAGTAAGTCTCATATCAAGGTCTCCTGTTTCGCAGTCCTAAGAGCATCATTCTAAGTCATGCTGCCTTTCCAATACCTTGTGGGGACCCCAATACCTCTCCTCCAGTGTGAGGAAGTGAAATAGACCAGGACAAACTTCCTGACTGGTGGTTGGTGACATTTAGGCTATAGAGAATAGTTTGCAAcgtattttatacttttcaaagtGCTACTTTCACTTCCATCTTACTGTTGGATCCTCACAAAAGCCCTGTGAAATATTTAAGGAAAGTATCCTCCCTATTTGGCAGACGGTGGGACCGAGAGGTGGAGACCAGAGAGCAAAAAGTGACCAGGGAACTCTTGGAAAAGCATGAACTAGAATTGAGACCTTCTGGTCCTCTGACCCACCTCCCATCTGGGATACAGAGATGTGTGAGTCAGGGAGACATGGCTTGGGCAAGACAAAGATGCAAGAGTCACAGGACAGCAGAGGTGGGGCAGGGTTCAGGTTCAAGCCTCACCGTCAGGAGCTCCCTTGCTGgcctctcattcttctcctccaGTTCTTCAATAAGAGCACTAAACCGGCAGATCTCCCCAGCAACCAGCAAATCAAATTCATCCCGTTGCTTCAAGATGTCCCCATCCAGGCTCTCCAATTGCGCTAAGAGGATGCTCTGCTGTTCCTCTAGAAACTTCCTCAAGTGTGCGAACTCAGAAATCACCTGTTGTCTCTTGGTGGACACCTGAGTCTGAGGGGGCAGGAGGAGACCCCAAGAGAAAGGttgcttcctccttctccctctgctcctcttcctccttccctgtcccCAGGTATATCTGGAACTGTGTCAAGGTTTCCTTTTCACTTGTCATCCCATTTCAGGGAGCAAAACTCACAGTGCTATCTCAGCACCACCTACTGCAGCTTCTAAAAGGGGTAGGGCTTAGAAGAGGTGTAGGAGGATGTGGTGGGGACACCCTACCTCCTGTCTTGTATGAAAAGCACATTATGTGCATAGCCCTGAGCTACTTTACAGTCACAATCTCATTTAATGCTTACAGTAATTCAATGAGGTCATGATGATTTTtactctccattttacagataagtaaactAAAGTTGGAGAGTTGCTTGAGGTCATAGAGTTAGTGTCAGAGTCAGGATTTAAACTCATAATAACTTCAAAGCCCTATAATCTATGTTGCCTCAGTTTCAGGACCCTGAGGAAGGGGAGGAACCTGGGGAAGGGGTGATGACTCACCAGGAGGACTtgcatccttttattttctcttgactGGATTTCTTgaatctcctctctctcttttcttagaCATTTAAGACACTTATGTATTTGTTCCTGGGGAGAAGGAACATAAAATACTCAAAATGGAAAATGATTTGTTCAGGTTTGTCTTGTCATCTGACCCTCTGCCTCCAGGAATGAAATGGCCCCAGGAGAGGAGTCTCTTCCTTAGCTGACAATCCCCGGGCCTTCACCGCCCTGACAGCTTACTCCCTTTGGGTCTTGTTCCTCCTGATTTGTCTCCAAGACTTTGGGTCAGGACTTTCCCCCTTTATCCTGTGCCATTAGAGGCTGTGACTTGGTTTTCCCACTTGAGTCTTTCTTCAGGTGAAACATTCTATTGTGTTTTGCTTCGGGTAAGTGGTATCTGGGGTCTGTCCTGAGTTTGATATACCCTGCACTGAAATCATTCTGAGTTTCCGATACATCCCAAAGGAACATGTGTAAATAACAACCCTCCCTTGTTACTGAAATCAATTATCTGTGTATGACTCCAGAGGGGAGAAGAAACTtgggtaatgtaaaaataattgataaattgttttcaaaattatttgctCCAGAACAGAGTTAGGAACAGGTACACACACATGATAAATATGTGTGTTCAAAGATATATTAGAATTCTCACTATCAATTGCTAATTAACTAAGACATCCACACACAGACTTGTACTAAAACACAATTCATAAACACAATGCATAAACAACTAAAACCAGCACACACTCACTTAACGACAGATAAAATGGCATGCCACATATATTTACCCAACCCGAGTATATGTAAACACGAATTTATTCAAAAACAGGAGCTCTCAGTTACACTTCCACactcaaatacatacatactcaGACTCCCACCCAAACACACCAGACACACT
The sequence above is drawn from the Nomascus leucogenys isolate Asia chromosome 22a, Asia_NLE_v1, whole genome shotgun sequence genome and encodes:
- the TRIM10 gene encoding tripartite motif-containing protein 10 isoform X1, coding for MASAASVTSLADEVNCPICQGTLREPVTIDCGHNFCRGCLTRYCEIPGPDLEESPTCPLCKEPFRPGSFRPNWQLANVVENIERLQLVSTLGLGEEDVCQEHGEKIYFFCEDDEMQLCVVCREAGEHAAHTMRFLEDAAAPYREQIHKCLKCLRKEREEIQEIQSRENKRMQVLLTQVSTKRQQVISEFAHLRKFLEEQQSILLAQLESLDGDILKQRDEFDLLVAGEICRFSALIEELEEKNERPARELLTDIRSTLIRCETRKCRKPVAVSPELGQRIRDFPQQALPLQREMKMFLEKLCFELDYEPAHISLDPQTSHPKLLLSEDRQRAQFSYKWQNSPDNPQRFDRATCVLAHTGITGGRYTWVVSIDLAHGGSCTVGVVSEDVQRKGELRLRPEEGVWAVRLAWGFVSALGSFPTRLTLKEQPRQVRVSLDYEVGWVTFTNAVTREPIYTFTASFTRKVIPFFGLWGRGSSFSLSS
- the TRIM10 gene encoding tripartite motif-containing protein 10 isoform X2, yielding MASAASVTSLADEVNCPICQGTLREPVTIDCGHNFCRGCLTRYCEIPGPDLEESPTCPLCKEPFRPGSFRPNWQLANVVENIERLQLVSTLGLGEEDVCQEHGEKIYFFCEDDEMQLCVVCREAGEHAAHTMRFLEDAAAPYREQIHKCLKCLRKEREEIQEIQSRENKRMQVLLTQVSTKRQQVISEFAHLRKFLEEQQSILLAQLESLDGDILKQRDEFDLLVAGEICRFSALIEELEEKNERPARELLTDIRSTLIRCETRKCRKPVAVSPELGQRIRDFPQQALPLQREMKMFLEKLCFELDYEPAHISLDPQTSHPKLLLSEDRQRAQFSYKWQNSPDNPQRFDRATCVLAHTGITGGRYTWVWKARVPGDSGCCQLCSPPSLLGTEVAA